One genomic window of Aethina tumida isolate Nest 87 chromosome 3, icAetTumi1.1, whole genome shotgun sequence includes the following:
- the LOC109594392 gene encoding tetratricopeptide repeat protein 7B gives MTGRVKSGNARIEVEIERNREEGNWSKVIELAENLKEKQPEIACLSDFLIGEGKLENYLEESPPIEANIKKALHGLIDAKRYLNMAITEAGVKAGVAMDAYLLLGKLNYACGLYSEALNNFQKADLQNLTEKKLPLRSLRIVAESYAIKGLSLQKESTRSSKFKKAEKDEELAKCFDLASDLSLLYMQKLEKELSTVNPTGPGTYSPQPTAAVTKSLGVILEQALQEAPAVLLQQGKPDGALERYRASLCAVEAQGVNSVRLKFMCQMAELLLQGLVGEKYKPPLSTMARTSIWKPKHYTSLNQFIPRNDCEETILLLLVAESMAVRNAVLSQSPEFKEARVSAYQDATAVYDLLTIATVRWGQISLLQESLERSMKFSFEEPHLWRQHALSLLSIGMYNYALSVLREVIRLEPTNSSNCLLAAKLCYEHLNLAEEGTNFSIEAKNKEMVTPSGLLGRCHLYIGIGYYLQSEGCQLKKEKEEFRLNALNNFQSAVELEPNDHLCRYYLGLQLAIKGEISKAQQHVRIGLDLQPESFSTLHLFVLILTAERQHKLALTIVDNALEEYPDCLNLMYLKAHLELHEQGGERALVTAKQMLELWKNLYEGQTISDMPECDRKSDTRSVFQLYTSEMSDKDSSSLQLHNTQVTRVEQALSEVASSMSSFSPRPGPQRAWLLQVEVWLLLAELYLSMDQQADVQQCIQEATQIYPLSHHIMHMKGLLHMHKQEWPEAKLCFQNAVAINPQHVKSLQQLGLVYHYLGLQGLAETTLREAAKIEPKNHITWYNLGKVLEALGEYEKAANAMATALMEEKNNPILPFNSVPLCFE, from the exons atgacgGGCAGAGTGAAATCTGGGAATGCCAGAATTGAGGTAGAGATTGAAAGAAATAGAGAAGAAGGAAATTGGTCCAAGGTTATTGAATTGGCAGAGAATTTAAAGGAGAAACAACCTGAAATAg caTGTTTGAGTGATTTCTTAATAGGTGAaggtaaattagaaaattacttAGAGGAATCACCACCGATTGaggcaaatataaaaaaagcaCTACATGGGCTAATAGATGCCAAAAGGTACCTAAACATGGCCATCACTGAGGCTGgagttaaa GCGGGGGTTGCCATGGatgcatatttattacttggaaaattaaattatgcctGTGGCCTGTATTCAGaagctttaaataattttcagaaagCAGATTTACAAAACTTAACAGAGAAAAAATTGCCTCT gCGAAGCCTCAGAATTGTGGCAGAATCATATGCAATTAAGGGCTTAAGTTTGCAGAAGGAAAGCACAAGatctagtaaatttaaaaaggcaGAAAAAGATGAGGAACTTGCTAAGTGTTTTGATTTAGCCTCTGACCTTAGTTTGTTGTATATGCAAAAACTTGAAAAGGAATTGTCTACTGTCAACCCAACAGGTCCAG gtacaTATTCACCACAGCCCACTGCAGCTGTGACTAAATCCCTCGGCGTTATCTTGGAACAGGCACTTCAAGAAGCACCAGCTGTTTTGCTGCAACAGGGTAAACCTGATGGAGCCCTCGAGCGATATCGAGCCTCCTTGTGTGCTGTTGAGGCCCAGGGCGTTAATTCGGTGCGACTCAAATTCATGTGCCAAATGGCAGAGCTGCTGCTCCAGGGGCTGGTTGGGGAAAAGTACAAACCACCACTAAGCACTATGGCTCGTACTTCTATTTGGAAACCTAAGCACTACACTTCTTTAAATCAG TTTATACCGCGTAACGATTGCGAGGAGACGATACTTTTGCTCCTTGTTGCTGAATCGATGGCTGTTCGTAACGCAGTTCTATCTCAATCACCTGAATTCAAGGAAGCTCGGGTAAGCGCATACCAGGATGCCACAGCCGTATACGATCTTCTTACAATCGCCACTGTAAGATGGGGACAAATATCTCTGCTTCAAGAG TCATTGGAAAGGTCCATGAAATTTTCATTCGAAGAACCGCACCTATGGAGGCAACACGCTCTCTCGTTACTTTCAATTGGAATGTATAATTACGCACTGTCAGTTCTCAGGGAAGTCATTCGACTCGAGCCAACGAATTCTAGTAACTGCCTGTTGGCCGCGAAATTGTGCTACGAACATTTGAACCTCGCTGAAGAAGGTACAAATTTCAGTATAGAAGCAAAAAATAAGGAAATGGTGACGCCGTCCGGCTTATTGGGAAGGTGTCACTTGTATATTGGTATTGGATATTATTTGCAATCTGAAGGTTGTCAACtgaaaaaggaaaaggaggagTTTCGTTTAAATGCACTGAATAATTTTCAGAG cgCTGTCGAATTGGAGCCAAACGACCATTTGTGTAGATATTATTTGGGTTTACAACTAGCCATTAAAGGTGAAATTTCAAAAGCCCAACAACACGTCAGAATCGGTTTGGATTTACAACCCGAAAGTTTTTCAACGttgcatttatttgttttaatattaactgctGAGAGACAGCACAAACTTGCGCTGACTATTGTGGACAACGCTTTAGAAGAGTACCCAGATTGCCTTAATTTAATGTACTTAAAGGCACATTTAGAATTACATGAACAAGGCGGCGAG agAGCTCTTGTAACTGCCAAGCAAATGTTGGAACTGTGGAAAAACTTATATGAAGGCCAAACCATTTCGGACATGCCCGAGTGTGACCGAAAAAGCGACACTCGATCAGTCTTCCAATTATACACGTCTGAAATGTCGGATAAGGATTCCA GTTCCCTTCAACTGCACAACACTCAGGTTACACGCGTGGAACAAGCTCTCAGTGAGGTGGCGAGTTCCATGAGTAGTTTTAGTCCAAGACCCGGACCGCAAAGGGCTTGGCTATTACAGGTGGAAGTTTGGTTGCTGCTTGCTGAACTTTACCTATCTATGGACCAACAGGCGGACGTACAACAATGTATTCAGGAAGCAACACAAATCTATCCACTCAGCCATCACATCATGCACATG aaGGGATTACTACACATGCACAAACAGGAATGGCCTGAAGCGAAACTATGTTTCCAAAATGCTGTGGCAATTAATCCGCAGCACGTTAAGTCACTTCAACAATTGGGACTGGTGTATCATTACTTAGGTTTGCAGGGTCTAGCTGAAACGACACTAAGGGAAGCTGCCAAAATTGAACCTAAAAATCACATAACTTG gtATAATTTAGGTAAAGTGTTAGAAGCTCTTGGTGAGTACGAAAAGGCTGCCAACGCGATGGCCACTGCTTTAATGGAGGAAAAGAATAATCCTATTCTTCCCTTTAATTCTGTTCCTTTATGTTTCGAATAA
- the LOC109594426 gene encoding calmodulin, with product MADQLTEEQIAEFKEAFSLFDKDGDGTITTKELGTVMRSLGQNPTEAELQDMINEVDADGNGTIDFPEFLTMMARKMKDTDSEEEIREAFRVFDKDGNGFISAAELRHVMTNLGEKLTDEEVDEMIREADIDGDGQVNYEEFVTMMTSK from the exons atg GCTGACCAACTCACCGAAGAACAAATCGCCGAATTCAAAGAGGCGTTCTCGCTGTTTGACAAAGACGGAGATGGCACAATTACAACCAAAGAATTAGGAACCGTAATGAGATCTTTAGGCCAAAATCCAACGGAAGCCGAACTCCAGGATATGATCAATGAAGTAGACGCTGATG GTAACGGCACAATCGATTTCCCCGAGTTCCTGACGATGATGGCCAGGAAAATGAAGGACACCGACAGCGAGGAGGAGATCCGCGAGGCGTTCCGCGTCTTCGATAAGGACGGCAACGGTTTCATCTCCGCCGCCGAGCTGCGCCACGTCATGACGAACCTGGGCGAGAAGCTGACGGACGAGGAGGTGGACGAAATGATCCGGGAGGCGGACATCGACGGTGACGGACAGGTCAATTACGAAG AGTTTGTCACCATGATGACCTCAAAGTGA